One Nitrospirota bacterium genomic window, ACTCATCAAAGACAGGCAAGCTCGGAGACGGGAAGATATTTATAACTGACATTGAGGAGACAATAAGGATAAGGACAGGGGAGCGTGGGGAAGACGCAATATAACTAACAGGCAGACATTACAAAAATGTAGCGATGTCTGCCTATTTTACAATTTTGTAACAACTCACAGCTATAACTTTGCATCACGACTACTTTATCTATCTTATTAATCAGGTAGTTACACACACCAGACTGACATGGCATATAATGTGTAATACACCTCCCACATGAAAATCTTACTGGAGGGATAATAAGATGGAAAGCCAAATTAATTCGGGAGATACGGCATTTATCCTTATTTCCGCAGCGCTGGTTATGCTCATGACGATACCCGGCCTTGCCATGTTCTATAGCGGCCTGGTACGAAGAAAGAATGTGCTCGGGACGATAATGCAGAGTTTTATTCTCGTTGGGCTCATTACCATTCAGTGGGTCTTCGTTGGCTATTCCCTCTCCTTTGGCCCGGACAGGATGGGATTGATCGGAGGACTTGAATGGTTCGGCCTCAGCGGTGTCGGGCTTGCGCCAAACCCTGACTATGCGGCAACTATTCCTCACCAGGCATTCATGATCTATCAGTGTATGTTTGCCATAATCACGCCCTGTCTGATAGCAGGAGCATTTGCCGAGCGAATGAAGTTTTCAGCATTTGTCATATTCAGCCTGCTCTGGTCTACGATTGTATATGACCCGCTCGCTCACTGGGTGTGGGGCACTGGCGGATGGATAAGAAATATGGGGGCACTTGATTTTGCAGGAGGCACAGTCGTCCACATCAGTTCAGGAATATCAGCCCTGGCCGCTGCAATTATAATTGGAAAAAGAATCGGTTACAGGAGAGACCCTATGCCGCCGCATAATATGACACTTGTAGTCATTGGAGCAGCCCTGCTCTGGTTTGGTTGGTTCGGATTCAATGCCGGCAGTGCCCTGTCTTCAGGCGGACTTGCAACCAGTGCATTTGTCGTAACACATATAGCGGCGGCTGCTGCTTTGGCAACATGGACATTCATTGAATGGTTTCATCATGGGAAACCAACGATCCTTGGGGCAGCAACCGGTGCCGTTGCAGGTCTTGTTACAATCACGCCAGCTGCCGGGTTTGTCAGTCCCATCTCCGCAATACTGATTGGTATCATGGCAGGTATCGTCTGCTTTTTCGCAGTTGTTATTTTGAAAAATAAACTGGGATATGATGACTCGCTCGATGCATTTGGCGTCCATGGTGTCGGCGGCGCATTGGGTGCACTGGCAACAGGACTTTTTGCCTCAACTGTAATCAATCCAGCTGGTGCAGACGGTCTTTTCTTTGGGAACATTGGCCAGTTCGGCACTCAAGTGGCAGCTGCAGCGGTTAGCGCAATATTCTCATTCGTTGCAACGCTTATTATCCTTAAGGTCATTGACCTTATAATAGGTATCCGTGTTCAGGAAGAGGATGAGATCATGGGGCTTGATTTGAGCCAGCATAATGAGACAGGTTATACATTTTAAGGACTTTACATTTTAACATCCATTTGTTACTCTTGAGCGGAACGGAGGCAATTATGAAAAAAATAGAGGCCATAATAAAACCATTCAAACTTGATGAAGTAAAGGACGCCCTTAGCCAGATAGGAATTAAGGGAAATACTGTTACAGAGGTAAAGGGATTCGGACGTCAAAAGGGGCACACCGAACTTTACAGGGGGGCGGAATATGTTGTTGATTTTCTGCCAAAGATAAAGCTTGAAGTGGTAGTCACAGACGATATGCTGGAAAAAGTGATTCAGACGATTGTAAATACTGCTCGTACAGGAAGAATAGGCGACGGCAAGATATTCGTTACAAATGTAGATGATGTGGTGAGGATAAGGACAGGAGAGCGCGGGGAAGACGCGATATAATTTATAAATACTAATTCTAAATCCTGACAAGCTGTTGCGTAATTGCGTCAGGGGATTCCGAAACAAGACCTAAACAGGTTCAGCACAAGGTTCGGGATGACATAAGATTAAATAATAATGAACACAATCCGTATCGGGTTAGCCCAGATAAATGCGTGTGTCGGGGATCTTGATGGCAACACCAGAAAGATCATCAAATTTGTAAAAGATGCAGATAAACTGGGTGTGGACATCATTACATTCCCTGAGCTTGCAATTACCGGCTATCCTCCGGAAGACCTCCTGCTCAAACCTGGTTTTGTAGATGACAACATTGACTCACTGAAACTAATAGCAAACAAAACGTCATCTCTTGACATTGCGATAGTTACCGGTTTCATTGACAGAAGCGATGACCTGTATAATTCTGCGGCTATTATAAGCAAAGGAATAATCGCAGGGATATATCACAAAAATTATCTGCCAAATTATGGCGTATTCGATGAAAAGAGATACTTTAAAAGCGGCAGCGAGTGTCCACTTTTTATAGTAGCGGACGTCATTGTAGGAATAAACGTGTGCGAGGATATCTGGTATCCAGACGGGCCATGTATGGACCAGGCCCTTGCGGGGGCTCAGTTAATTCTAAACATTAATTCATCACCCTATCACAGGGGTAAGGGACAGTTCAGGAAGCGTATGATATCAACCCGCGCATCTGATAATACGGTATTCATCGCTTACACTAATATGGTCGGCGGCCAGGATGAACTGGTTTTTGACGGTCACAGCATGATTTTCAATCCATCCGGTGAACTTATCGCATACGGAAAGCAGTTTGAGGAAGATCTTATCGTGAAGGACATTGACGTAAGATCAGTTGAGCTTGCAAGACTGCATGATCCGAGAAGAAGGGCACAGAGGTTCTCCAATCAGACTGTTTCGCAAATCTCAGCCATTAGAATATCTGATACGAAGAGCAGAAAAAGGAAACCCGCACTAAGCCAGAAACCCGTTAAACCTCTTGACTCTGTCGCAGAGGTATACAATGCCCTGCTCCTCGGGACAAGGGACTATGTGAAAAAAAACGGGTTTAAGGAGGTTGTTATTGGGCTAAGCGGCGGGATAGATTCAGCCCTTGTGGCAGCTATAGCCGTAGATGCCCTTGGCAGGGATAATGTGACAGGGGTATTCATGCCATCACAATATACAATGCCTGAGAGTGGAGAGGACGTAAATGCACTTGTAAAGAATCTCGAAATCAAATTGATTACTATACCTGTCAACGATATCTTCAAATCATACCTGAACATACTTTCTGAACCTTTTGCAGGCTTCAAACCTGATGTTACAGAGGAAAATCTCCAGGCAAGGATTCGAGGAAACATCATTATGGCATTGTCGAACAAGTTTGGCTGGCTGGT contains:
- a CDS encoding ammonium transporter, with protein sequence MESQINSGDTAFILISAALVMLMTIPGLAMFYSGLVRRKNVLGTIMQSFILVGLITIQWVFVGYSLSFGPDRMGLIGGLEWFGLSGVGLAPNPDYAATIPHQAFMIYQCMFAIITPCLIAGAFAERMKFSAFVIFSLLWSTIVYDPLAHWVWGTGGWIRNMGALDFAGGTVVHISSGISALAAAIIIGKRIGYRRDPMPPHNMTLVVIGAALLWFGWFGFNAGSALSSGGLATSAFVVTHIAAAAALATWTFIEWFHHGKPTILGAATGAVAGLVTITPAAGFVSPISAILIGIMAGIVCFFAVVILKNKLGYDDSLDAFGVHGVGGALGALATGLFASTVINPAGADGLFFGNIGQFGTQVAAAAVSAIFSFVATLIILKVIDLIIGIRVQEEDEIMGLDLSQHNETGYTF
- a CDS encoding P-II family nitrogen regulator translates to MKKIEAIIKPFKLDEVKDALSQIGIKGNTVTEVKGFGRQKGHTELYRGAEYVVDFLPKIKLEVVVTDDMLEKVIQTIVNTARTGRIGDGKIFVTNVDDVVRIRTGERGEDAI
- a CDS encoding NAD+ synthase, yielding MNTIRIGLAQINACVGDLDGNTRKIIKFVKDADKLGVDIITFPELAITGYPPEDLLLKPGFVDDNIDSLKLIANKTSSLDIAIVTGFIDRSDDLYNSAAIISKGIIAGIYHKNYLPNYGVFDEKRYFKSGSECPLFIVADVIVGINVCEDIWYPDGPCMDQALAGAQLILNINSSPYHRGKGQFRKRMISTRASDNTVFIAYTNMVGGQDELVFDGHSMIFNPSGELIAYGKQFEEDLIVKDIDVRSVELARLHDPRRRAQRFSNQTVSQISAIRISDTKSRKRKPALSQKPVKPLDSVAEVYNALLLGTRDYVKKNGFKEVVIGLSGGIDSALVAAIAVDALGRDNVTGVFMPSQYTMPESGEDVNALVKNLEIKLITIPVNDIFKSYLNILSEPFAGFKPDVTEENLQARIRGNIIMALSNKFGWLVLTTGNKSEMSVGYATLYGDMAGGFAVIKDVPKTLVYELARYRNHIEGNRVPPIPERILTKEPTAELRPGQKDSDTLPPYDILDPILHSYVEEDRSFWEIVESGFKKDTVARVIAMVDRSEYKRRQAPPGIKITARAFGKDWRVPITNRYKA